From the Kitasatospora atroaurantiaca genome, the window GTACGGGACAGTTGGGATCCTCGCAGGAGCACGGCCCGGTCGGGCCCGCCACCGGGTACGCGCCCGGGACCACCGGCCACCCCCGTCCGGCCGCCGCCAGGGCGGTGCCCAGCAGCGCGGCCCTCACCCGGCGCCGGCTCCCCGGCCACCGCAGCCAGCTCCGTCGCAGCCATGTCCGCCGGGGGCGCGTCCGTTGCATGAGCGCTCGTTCCTTTCCGCGACCGTTGGGCTCGGACCGTCAGGCCGTCGGACCGCGGGCCGCCACGACAAGGCGGCACCACGACAGTGAACGGCCACGGCCGTGGACCCTCCACGACAAGAACGACAGGCACGACATGAGAGGGCAGGGGCCCCTGGAAGGTCGGCCCCTGGAACGAGAATCCCTTATGCGACCAGATGGACGCTGCTCAGAAGCTGCTGGTTCCACCGTACGAGTGAGTGACATCCGGCCGGGCCGGACGCAGAGCGGCCGAAGCATACGATCCGGACGGCCACTTGAGGGGCCGTCGGCAGGCACTGTCCCAGCAACTCTGCCCGGTGCCCCCCGCTTCCATGCCTCCCCGGTTCGGAGAACCAGCCATCCGGCCCGCTCCCGAATCTGGACATGCCCCGATCGGCCTGTGTACAAGTGGTGGATTGATGCCGAGTAGTGAGATAGCAAACGTTTTGTGCGGTCTTGGGGGTCCTGCGTGACACGTACCAGTGTGTGGGGAGTTGGGACATGACCGACGCCAAGCCGCTCGACCTGTCGCGGACCGGTCCGCCGGCCCCCGGGCTGTCGGCCCCGGATCTACCGGCCCCGGGTCTGCCCGCACCCGGGCTGCCGGCCGAAGATCTGACGCTGCCCGACCTGGCCTTCCTCGCGCTCGGCGCGGAGCGCTCCACCAGCCTGCAGGACCGTTTGGCCGGATGGCTGTCCGATTTCACCAGCCTGCACGAGCACACCGAACAGCTGGCCAGGGCCCGCACCCTCGCCGCCACCCTGGAGGCCGTGCTCGACTCCGGCGCCGCGCTGCTCGGCGCCCGCCGGGGCCTGATCACCACCACCGCGCGCGGTGCCGTCCGGCCCGTCGGCCTCGGTCTGGACCGCGCCGGCCTGGGCGCCCTGGAGACCGTACCGGCCGAGCACGGCCCGTTCGCGGAGCTGCTGAGCCGCCCCTCCCGGTCGGGCCGCCTGCTGATCGCCGACCTGGCCGCCGATCCGTCGGTCGGCCCGCGCTTCCGCGAGGTCGCCGAGCAGCTCGGACTCGGCGCCTGCATCGCCCTGCCGCTCGCCACCGAGGAGGACGGCCCGCTCGGCGCCGCCGTCTGGTTCTACGACGAACCCGCCGAGCCGGACGAACGCCGGCAGCACCTCGCACAGCTCTACTGCGAGTTCGCCGCCCCGCTGCTGGCCAAGCAGCTGGAGGCGGACCGTGCCCACCGGGCCACCGAGGCACTGCGGCGCGGTCTGCTGCCCGACCGGCTGCCCACCGTCCCGGGGCTGCGCCTCGCAGCCCGCTGCGTACCCGCCGGTCTCGACCACTCGGCGGGCAGCGACTGGTACGACGCCATCGCGCTGCCGGACGGCTCACTCGCACTGACCGTCGGCAGCGTCTCCGGCGACGGCCCGGGGGCCGGCCCCGGCTCCGCGGCGGGCGCGGCGGCCGC encodes:
- a CDS encoding PP2C family protein-serine/threonine phosphatase gives rise to the protein MTDAKPLDLSRTGPPAPGLSAPDLPAPGLPAPGLPAEDLTLPDLAFLALGAERSTSLQDRLAGWLSDFTSLHEHTEQLARARTLAATLEAVLDSGAALLGARRGLITTTARGAVRPVGLGLDRAGLGALETVPAEHGPFAELLSRPSRSGRLLIADLAADPSVGPRFREVAEQLGLGACIALPLATEEDGPLGAAVWFYDEPAEPDERRQHLAQLYCEFAAPLLAKQLEADRAHRATEALRRGLLPDRLPTVPGLRLAARCVPAGLDHSAGSDWYDAIALPDGSLALTVGSVSGDGPGAGPGSAAGAAAAMGRIRAALRAYAVLEGEDPVSVLGDLELLLKTTEPTRSATAVYAWVQPDERRITLAGAGHCPPLLVTRYGANFVETSLSAPLGMLSCWEAPGVEIGAERGDLLVLYTEGLARRCGSTLHAGQAALRRAAADAPRDVRLDPDQLCAHLLAGCLGDASAAATDDLVLMAARFE